CAAGGCTTCCGGTGGGCTCATCAGCCAGAATTATGTCGGGGTTTTTAACCAAGGCCCGGGCAATGGCTACCCGTTGCTGCTCACCACCTGACAGCTGGCTTGCGTATGAGAATTTTTTATCACAGATATTGAGTGAGGTAAGGATTTCTTCTATACTGTTCTGCTCTTTTATTCCTGAAATGAGAAGCGGTATCTGGACATTTTCAAAAACTGTAAGGTTGTTAAACAGATTAAAAAACTGAAAAATAAAACCGACATGTTTTTTCCGGAAAAGTGTCAGTTCTTCTTCATTAAAGCGGTTTATTTCTTCATTGTTTATGATGACTTTTCCTGAGTCCGGCTTATCCATTGCACCAATGATATTCAAAAGTGTTGATTTGCCTGAGCCTGAAGGCCCCATTATGGATATAAACTCACCGCTGTTGAAGTTAATGTTTAAATTATCCAGTACAACGTTGTTCCCGTATTTTTTTGAAACATTTTCCAGTTTTATCATTTTTTCACCCTTACCCTGCCACTTAACCACAAGATTAAGTAGCAGGATTTAACAGAATAAATCTCTAATACCCCTAATACCCTTACCACCCCTAATACCATTTAATACCCTGTCAATTCGATATAAGCTTTTCCTTTGTCTGTTCCTGTTACACTGCAGGCACCTTCCCAGTAATAGTTAAAGGTTGAATAGGTTGCTATAAATTCCTGATTTTTCACATAAGGCTTTATTTTTATATCAATATTTTTTTCGGGAATCCTGATATGCCAGCCGACGGGATATTCGGAGCCTGTGATTTCAGATTTGAAATATTCCGTTACGTCGAGAGAAATTTTACTGAAATCAAGCTTTTGCTTTTTCCCGTTTTTGTCTATAAGAACAGCGTATGAGCTTTTATTTGCTTTTCCTTTTCTGTTCCTGATACGGTAAATCATCAATTCACGATTGTCATCAAGCATGATGGAAAACCAGTCCCAGCCTTCAATTTTATCTGTGTTATAATCCGAATTTATTTCTCTGTCGAACCAGCTTTTTCCGGAAACATTATAATTTTCTCCGTTAATTGCAATAACACCGGCAGTATCCATATCTGTGATGGAAAAATACAGCGAAGCACATTCTCCACATCCGTAGACTTTGTTTGAATAACCATTGTCGCCGTTTAAAATAGGTCTTTTTGCGGACTTTAAATCCATCTTTATAGAAAAATTTTCCGCTTCTGCTTCCACATGCATCTGGTTTAAACTACCTCTTAAGACATTGTCGTATACAAAAACATTCAGTCTGGAAGCTGAAGCTCCGGCGGCACCATATGCCCCCCTTGAAATTTCTTCTTTCTGGTAATATTCATTCCTTTTTATATCCGTTACAGCAAAATGTGAAATAAACAAATTATTTAGTCCGAAGGCACTTTGGAACTCTTTTTTATTAACACCAACGGCGAAAAAAGTGAGCTCATAACCAAATTTTCTTCCGTCTTCCGTTTCAAGATGGCCGGTAAGATACCACCACTGGGAAGCAAAATTTTTTCTGTAGTATAAATCCTGATTCAATTTAACGGAATCATCCGGTGATAATGTTGTGTAATTTTCGGCGTAAGCGGCGGCTGATATTAATAGAGCGATTAAAACAATTATAAATTTTCTCATAATCAGCAAATATAAACAAAATCAACAAACAGTAAATGAAAAATTTCTTGACAATGTGTGAATACATGATAATATGTTCATGCGAAGATGAGGCAAAAGAGGTTTCTTATGAAAGATAATTTTACAGAAGAAAATTTTATAGAACTGGCTGATTTCTTCACCGCTTTTTCTGATACCACAAGGCTGAAAATTCTGTTTGAATTGCTTGAATCGGAGAAGACGGTTACGGAAATCTGTGACAATACAGGTTTCAGCCAGAGTGCTGCGAGCCATCAGCTTTCAAAACTTAGAATTCTTAAACTTGTAAAAGTCAGAAAGCAGGGGAAGTTTGCTTATTATTCACTGGATGATGAGCATATAGAACATATCATAGAAACCGCACTGGAACATTTTGAGGAGCTGTAAGGAATGAAAATCAGAGAATATTTTCTTGAAAATATGAGGTGCCCCTCCTGTGCATTGAAAATCGAAAATGAGCTCAAAGAGATCAAAGGTGTTGAGGATGCCAATGTGGATCTTTTAGGCCAGAGAATAATCGTAAAGACTGAAGGTGATGTTTTTGATGAGGCTGTTCGAATTGTAAAAAACCATGAAACTGATGTTGAAGTTAGCAGGAGTAAATCGGGGAAATCTGCCGGGTATTTTAAAGATGTGGTGATTTTATCTGTATATATACTTGTTCTCATTTTTTCCAGGACAACTGATTTAGGTGAGTATAGTTATATTTATTCAGTATTTTTTGTAATTATCTACATTTTAACGGGTAAAAATGTTCTGAAAACTGCAGCTGTTAATTTGAAGCGCGGTTATATCTATGACGAAAATTTTCTTATGAGTATTGCAACATTGGGGGCGATAGCAATAAGCGCATTTGAAGAAGCGGCAGGTGTGATGCTTTTTTACAGAATCGGAGAACTGTTGCAGGCAAGGGCGGTTGAAAATTCAAAGAATACGATACTGGATACAACCAAATTTGTCTCAGGCGTTGCCCACCGAATTGATGGGGAAGAGATTGTCGATATAAAACCCGAGGGGGTTGTTAAAGGTGATATAATACTGGTGAAAGCCGGAGAAACTCTGCCTGTGGATGGAGAGCTGGTTTCAGAATATACGGAGTTTGATCAGTCTTCGATATCCGGTGAAAGTCTTCCTGTGGGAATAGAAAAAGGAGAGTTTGTAGTATCAGGTTCGACCCCTTTAAGTGGAAGTGTGAAAATAAGAGCTGAAAAAGATTTTGCTGAATCCACAACGTCAAAAATTTTGGAGCTGATTGCAGATGCTCCGCAAAACAAATCTGACAGGGAAAAATTCATTACCAAATTTTCCCGTTTTTATACACCGGTGGTGGTATATCTCGCTGTGGCTATTGTCTTTATTCCTTATTTTTTGCAGCTTTTCGGTTTATATAGCACTACAGCAGATTTTGCAGATCATGTATATAAAGGCCTGGTTTTTCTTGTGATTTCATGTCCATGCGCTTTAATGCTGTCAGTGCCGCTGAGCTTTTTTGCCAATATCGGTGTGGCGGCAAAAAAGGGAATTCTTGTGAAAGGGGCCAATTTCCTGGAAACTGTAAAAGAGTGCGATTATATACTTTTTGATAAAACAGGAACACTTACGCGGGGCCAATTTTCCGTTAAAAAAACTGAATCGTTAAACGGTTATTCAGAGAAGTTTGTTCTTGAAATAGCGGCTGCTCTTGAGCTCCACTCATCTCATCCCATTGCCTCAGCTTTTGAAGATTTTGCCGGTGATTTTCAGTTTAATAATATTAGTGAGATTGCCGGTATGGGAATAAAAGGTGAGGTAAACGGTGATGTTTATTATATTGGTAATGAGAAATTGCTTAAAGAATTGTCAGTGGAAGATGAAAATATTTTTTCGGAGAACTCATATATTTGCCTGTATGTGGTTAAAAATAATAACATTACGGGTAAAATTATGCTGTCTGATACATTGAGAAAAGACGCAGTTGAAACGGTGAAAAAAATTAAAGAAAGAGGTGTGACCCCGGTTATCGTTTCAGGAGATTCAAAAGAAGTGGTCTCATCTGTGGCTTCAGAGCTTGGTATTGAAGAATATTATTTTTCACTGCTCCCGTATGAAAAGCTCGATATTCTGCAAAAGCTGAAAGAGAAAGGACATAGTGTTGCTGCAGTTGGTGACGGTTTGAACGATACAGCACTTCTGAGTTACGCCGATACGGGAATTGCTATGGGGCAGACTGCGGCTAATTTGTCGGTGGATATGGCGGATATTGTGATTTTGGGGAGCAGACTGTATAAAATTAACGATTTATATGATATTTCAAAAAAATCACTTTGACTTTTTTCTGAAAATATTGCCATTGCACTGGGAATAAAAATTGCTGTAATGCTTGCTTCCTTTTTCGGTATGGCAACACTTTGGGCGGCAGTTTTTGCCGATGTGGGAGCGGCACTGTTGACAGTTTTAAATTCAGTAAAAGTTTTCTTTTTTAAAACCCGAGTTACTTGAAAAGTTCCCCTCCCATTTTTTTAATAACTATGCCTATTTTATAGTGAAATAGTGTTAAGTGTTAAGTAATAAGTTTTGAGTACCTTCGTCAATTTTGGTGATTTCACTGGACACAATATTTAATCCCTACTACCCCTACTACCTCAACTACCTCCAACTACCTCCAACTACCTCTAACCACCTCTAACCACCTCCAATTACATTTATTTATCGTCACGTTTGCTTTTTTATTTTACTTTTGCTAATTTATGTAAACAGAGATATTGTTAATTTTTTAAAATATTGCATATATAAAAAATATTGCTGATATTGGAAAATAGTAATGCAAAGAGGAATTTATGAGTAAAGATCAAACTTTTGAGAAAAAGATTAAACGCCTTGAGGAGATCGTTAATCAGCTTGAAGAAGGCGATTACGGTATTGAAGAGACCCTGAAGCTTTTTCAGGAAGGGATGAAATTAAGCAAAGAATGTAAAAAAATACTTGATGATGTGGAGTTAAGGGTGAATAAAGTTCTGGGTACGGATGAGGAAGAAAATTTAATTACGGAGAACTTTGATGACGACATTCAATCTTAAAAAATATATGCAGTTCTGGGCACAAAAAACGGAAAACTGGCTGAAAACGAATTTAAGCAGTTTCGATAAAAATACCGAAGGATTGACTGAAGCTATGAGATACAGCCTTCTCGCCGGGGGCAAACGTCTCAGACCTGTTTTGATATATTCTTCTTATGGAATTTTCGATAATGATTTTGATAAGGTTATTCCTTATGCTGCGGCTGTGGAAATGCTGCACACTTATTCACTCATCCACGATGATCTACCGGCAATGGATGATGATGATTACAGACGGGGTAATCCCACCAATCATAAAATGTTCGGTGAAGCAACGGCTATACTGGCAGGGGATGCTTTACTGACAAAGGCATTTGAAGTGATGCTGGATCCTGTTATAAATCCGGAAACTGAAGAAAAACTGCGCTGCGAAGCTGCATTGAAACTTGCAAAAGCGGGTGGAGACAGAGGGATGATCGCCGGTCAGTTTGTTGATGTTGAATCTGAAAATTCGTATTTTACAGCTGAAAAGCTTGATTTCATACATAATTATAAAACAGCAGCTTTGCTGGGATACTGTACTGAATTGGGGGCAGTCCTCGGTTACGGCGGTGAAGAGGACAAAGAACGCTTAAAAAGATTCGGTATAAATATTGGGCTGGCGTTTCAGATTGTTGACGATCTGTTGGATATTTCCGCCACTACAGAACAGCTGGGCAAAGATGCAGGCAGCGACCTGAAAAAAGGTAAAGCCACCTATCCGGGGCTGTATGGAGTGGATGAATCAAAAAAGAAGGCCAGAGCATTAATTGATGAATCCGTAGCACTTGTTGACTGTTATGGAGCAGCTTCACGGCCATTGGCAGAGATTGCTCGTTTTGTAATAGACAGAAATAATTAGTTAGTAGAGTATACATATTAGTCGAAAAAATACCCCCCTTGCTCAAACTCGGGGGAAAAATAGGATGGGGTAAGAAAAAAAGTTATTTAACAAGAGATCCATCCTCGGTCGGGATGACATAATTTATCCCAAGCGGAACATAGTGGAGCCTGGAGATCTCTTTTAAGCGGCACACAGCA
The Flexistipes sp. DNA segment above includes these coding regions:
- a CDS encoding ArsR/SmtB family transcription factor; the encoded protein is MKDNFTEENFIELADFFTAFSDTTRLKILFELLESEKTVTEICDNTGFSQSAASHQLSKLRILKLVKVRKQGKFAYYSLDDEHIEHIIETALEHFEEL
- the xseB gene encoding exodeoxyribonuclease VII small subunit, giving the protein MSKDQTFEKKIKRLEEIVNQLEEGDYGIEETLKLFQEGMKLSKECKKILDDVELRVNKVLGTDEEENLITENFDDDIQS
- a CDS encoding polyprenyl synthetase family protein, with protein sequence MTTFNLKKYMQFWAQKTENWLKTNLSSFDKNTEGLTEAMRYSLLAGGKRLRPVLIYSSYGIFDNDFDKVIPYAAAVEMLHTYSLIHDDLPAMDDDDYRRGNPTNHKMFGEATAILAGDALLTKAFEVMLDPVINPETEEKLRCEAALKLAKAGGDRGMIAGQFVDVESENSYFTAEKLDFIHNYKTAALLGYCTELGAVLGYGGEEDKERLKRFGINIGLAFQIVDDLLDISATTEQLGKDAGSDLKKGKATYPGLYGVDESKKKARALIDESVALVDCYGAASRPLAEIARFVIDRNN
- a CDS encoding lipocalin-like domain-containing protein; its protein translation is MRKFIIVLIALLISAAAYAENYTTLSPDDSVKLNQDLYYRKNFASQWWYLTGHLETEDGRKFGYELTFFAVGVNKKEFQSAFGLNNLFISHFAVTDIKRNEYYQKEEISRGAYGAAGASASRLNVFVYDNVLRGSLNQMHVEAEAENFSIKMDLKSAKRPILNGDNGYSNKVYGCGECASLYFSITDMDTAGVIAINGENYNVSGKSWFDREINSDYNTDKIEGWDWFSIMLDDNRELMIYRIRNRKGKANKSSYAVLIDKNGKKQKLDFSKISLDVTEYFKSEITGSEYPVGWHIRIPEKNIDIKIKPYVKNQEFIATYSTFNYYWEGACSVTGTDKGKAYIELTGY
- a CDS encoding heavy metal translocating P-type ATPase; translated protein: MKIREYFLENMRCPSCALKIENELKEIKGVEDANVDLLGQRIIVKTEGDVFDEAVRIVKNHETDVEVSRSKSGKSAGYFKDVVILSVYILVLIFSRTTDLGEYSYIYSVFFVIIYILTGKNVLKTAAVNLKRGYIYDENFLMSIATLGAIAISAFEEAAGVMLFYRIGELLQARAVENSKNTILDTTKFVSGVAHRIDGEEIVDIKPEGVVKGDIILVKAGETLPVDGELVSEYTEFDQSSISGESLPVGIEKGEFVVSGSTPLSGSVKIRAEKDFAESTTSKILELIADAPQNKSDREKFITKFSRFYTPVVVYLAVAIVFIPYFLQLFGLYSTTADFADHVYKGLVFLVISCPCALMLSVPLSFFANIGVAAKKGILVKGANFLETVKECDYILFDKTGTLTRGQFSVKKTESLNGYSEKFVLEIAAALELHSSHPIASAFEDFAGDFQFNNISEIAGMGIKGEVNGDVYYIGNEKLLKELSVEDENIFSENSYICLYVVKNNNITGKIMLSDTLRKDAVETVKKIKERGVTPVIVSGDSKEVVSSVASELGIEEYYFSLLPYEKLDILQKLKEKGHSVAAVGDGLNDTALLSYADTGIAMGQTAANLSVDMADIVILGSRLYKINDLYDISKKSL
- a CDS encoding ABC transporter ATP-binding protein → MIKLENVSKKYGNNVVLDNLNINFNSGEFISIMGPSGSGKSTLLNIIGAMDKPDSGKVIINNEEINRFNEEELTLFRKKHVGFIFQFFNLFNNLTVFENVQIPLLISGIKEQNSIEEILTSLNICDKKFSYASQLSGGEQQRVAIARALVKNPDIILADEPTGSLDSEAGKNILSILKEINKTRKVTVLLVTHDINVASSAEKIIKIKDGRFSD